Genomic DNA from Streptomyces sp. GS7:
GCAGTGGCAGAAGACGGGCGGCGGGAAGCCGTGGCCGGCCTGGTCGACGACGCTCGGCCAGGCGCCGTTCCCGACGCAGCACGGCGCCCCGCCCGGCCGGGTCAGCCTGGCCGGCGGCTGGACCTGGTCGGTACCGCGGCGCGCCCAACACCCCGATCTCGCCTGGAAGTTGATCGAAACCTTCCAGTCGCGGAGCAACGCGCTGGAGTGGTGCGTACGGGGCGCCCAGATCACCGTCCGCAAGGACGTCGCGGCCGATCCGCGGTATCTGAAGTCGGTGCCGGGCGTCGGTTTCTTCACCGGTCTGGTGCCCATCAGCCAGTACCGCCCCGCGCTGCCCGAATACCCCAGGGTCGCCGCGGCGATCGGGGAGGCGACGGAGTCCGTCACCGCCGGCGACGCCTCGCCGGACAAGGCGGCCGGGGAGTACGACGCCGCGGTGCGGTCCGTGGTCGGCGGCCGGGTCGTCGCCAAACCATGAACCGGCACCCGCTGCGCTGGTCGCCGCTGGCCCCGGCCACCGTCCTGCTGCTGCTCTTCCTGGCCGGGCCCATCGGCTACTGCGGCTACCTCGCCTTCACCGACACCCAGCTGACGGGCCAGCAGTCGGCGTCCTTCGTCGGGCTGGCCAACTTCCGGCACGCCTTCGCCGATCCGGCCTTCCGCAACGCGGTGGTGCTGACGCTGGTGTTCACGGTCGTCTCCTCGCTCCTCGGCCAGAACACGCTCGGGCTGGCGCTGGCCGGGCTGATGCGGCGCGCCTCGCGGCCGGTGCGGACGCTGACCGGCGCGGTGGTGATCACCGCCTGGGTGCTCCCGGAGATCGTCGCGGGCTTCCTCCTCTACACCTTCTTCGAGCGGCGCGGCACCCTCAACGCCCTCCTGGCCTGGCTCCATCTCCCCACCCAGGACTGGCTGTTCACCCTGCCCATCCTGGCGGTGTCGTTCGCCAACGTCTGGCGCGGCACGGCCTTCTCGATGCTGGTCTACTCCGCGGCGCTCTCCGAGATCCCCCAGGAGGTCGCCGAGTCGGCGGCGGTGGACGGCGCGGGCGGGCTGCGCCGGCTGTGGCACATCACGCTCCCGATGATCCGCCGCTCCATCGGCACCAACCTGATGCTCAACACCCTCCAGACGCTCTCCGTCTTCGGGCTGATCTGGGCGATCACCCGCGGCGGCCCCGGCAACCGCAGCCAGACACTGCCGGTGTTCATGTACGACCAGGCGTTCCTGAAGTCCCTGATCGGGTACGGCACGGCGGTGGCGCTGCTGCTGCTCGTGGTGGGCGCGCTGTTCTCGGCGGTGTATCTGCGGCTGCTGCGGGAGGACACCTGATGCGGCCGGTGCGTACGGGACCGCGAGGGCCGGCGGTGGCCGTGCGGCGGCGCACGGTCCGCGGGCGGCCGGTGCTCCGGCGCGCCACCCGGCACCGGCTCGCCGCCGACGTCGCGCTGCTGGTCGCCGCGGTGGCGTTCGCGATCCCGCTGGCCTGGCTGGTGCTGGCGTCGCTGGACCCGCACGCGACGCTCCGGGTGGGGCTCCCCGCCCCGCCCACCCTGGACAACTTCTCGGCGGTGCTGACCGACGAGATCACCTTCACCCCGATGCTCAACAGCCTGCTGATCTGCGGCGGCGCGACCCTGCTCACGGTGGTCTGCGCGGCGCTCGCCGGCTACCCGCTGTCCCGCTACCGGTCCCGCTTCAGCCGCCCGTACCTGCTCACCGTCCTGTTCGCGACCTGCCTGCCGATCACCGCGGTGATGGTCCCGGTCTACGGGCTGTTCG
This window encodes:
- a CDS encoding carbohydrate ABC transporter permease is translated as MNRHPLRWSPLAPATVLLLLFLAGPIGYCGYLAFTDTQLTGQQSASFVGLANFRHAFADPAFRNAVVLTLVFTVVSSLLGQNTLGLALAGLMRRASRPVRTLTGAVVITAWVLPEIVAGFLLYTFFERRGTLNALLAWLHLPTQDWLFTLPILAVSFANVWRGTAFSMLVYSAALSEIPQEVAESAAVDGAGGLRRLWHITLPMIRRSIGTNLMLNTLQTLSVFGLIWAITRGGPGNRSQTLPVFMYDQAFLKSLIGYGTAVALLLLVVGALFSAVYLRLLREDT
- a CDS encoding carbohydrate ABC transporter permease, with the protein product MRPVRTGPRGPAVAVRRRTVRGRPVLRRATRHRLAADVALLVAAVAFAIPLAWLVLASLDPHATLRVGLPAPPTLDNFSAVLTDEITFTPMLNSLLICGGATLLTVVCAALAGYPLSRYRSRFSRPYLLTVLFATCLPITAVMVPVYGLFVRVDLIDTRYGTALFMAAAQLPFAIWLMKNFMDGVPKALEEAAWTDGASWWQTLRRIILPLMGPGCGVVAIYTFIMMWGNFFVPFMLLLSPDRLPASVSIFTFFGNYGAVAFGELAAFSILYSTPVILLYILVSRRLGGGFALGGAVKG